One Glycine soja cultivar W05 chromosome 2, ASM419377v2, whole genome shotgun sequence genomic region harbors:
- the LOC114393719 gene encoding DExH-box ATP-dependent RNA helicase DExH1-like isoform X1 produces the protein MPRCLYRPTFYYSHTHLPLTFLHPPAPELSPTHLRISSSVMAYRPNYRGGGGSGASSSAARGGSRRGGGGGRGGGSGGRGGRGEQRWWDPVWRAERLRQQQAEKEVLDENEWWDKIEKMKRGGEQEMVIKRNFSIADQKTLADIAYQHELYFHAYSKGKVLIVSKVPLPDYRADLDERHGSTQKEIKMSTDIERRVGNLLNSSQSTGATLSSLPSISADLGQKQSAAPIKYVSSRQTDSSKEKLSVALKERQELVQASDSLKEMKSFREKLPAFKMKSEFLKAVQENQVLVVSGETGCGKTTQLPQFLLEEEISCLRGADCNIICTQPRRVSAISVAARISAERGESLGEAVGYQIRLESKRSAETRLLFCTTGVLLRQLVQDPDLTGVSHLLVDEIHERGMNEDFLIIILRDLLPRRPDLRLILMSATINADMFSKYFANAPTMHILGFTYPVAEHFLEDVLEKTRYSIKSDFDNFEGNSRRRRKQQDSKKDPLTEMFEDIDVDTNYKNYSLGVRKSLEAWSGSQIDLGLVEATIEYICRNEAGGAILVFLTGWDEISKLLDKLKGNNLVGDPSKFLILPLHGSMPTVNQCEIFERPPPNKRKIVLATNIAESSITIDDVVYVIDWGKAKETSYDALNKLACLLPSWISKASAHQRRGRAGRVQPGVCYRLYPKLIHDAMPQYQLAEILRTPLQELCLHIKSLQLGTVGSFLEKALQPPDPLAVKNAIELLKTIGALDEQEELTPLGQHLCNIPLDPNIGKMLLMGSIFQCLNPALTIAASLAYRNPFVLPINRKEEADAAKQFFAGDSCSDHIALLKAFEGWKEAKRSGNEKQFCWDNFLSPATLRLIDDMRMQFLNLLSDIGFVDKSRGANVYNQYSHDLEMVCAILCAGLYPNVVQCKRRGKRTAFYTKEVGKVDIHPASVNAGIYLFPLPYMVYSEKVKTTSIYIRDSTNISDYALLLFGGNLVPSKSGEGIDMLGGYLHFSASKSVIELIRKLRGELDKLLNRKIEEPGFDVSAEGKGVVAAAVELLHSQVMR, from the exons ATGCCTCGCTGTCTCTACCGCCCTACTTTCTACTACTCCCATACTCATCTCCCTCTCACCTTCCTACACCCGCCCGCACCCGAGCTTTCCCCCACTCACCTTCGGATCTCCTCCTCCGTCATGGCCTACCGCCCCAACTACCGAGGCGGCGGCGGCAGTGGAGCCTCCTCCTCCGCCGCTCGCGGCGGCAGCCGCCGTGGTGGCGGTGGTGGACGTGGCGGTGGCAGCGGAGGACGCGGTGGACGCGGCGAGCAGAGGTGGTGGGACCCTGTTTGGCGCGCCGAGCGCCTGAGGCAACAACAAGCTGAG aAGGAGGTGTTGGATGAGAATGAGTGGTGGGATAAGATAGAGAAGATGAAGAGAGGAGGGGAGCAGGAGATGGTAATTAAGCGTAACTTTAGTATTGCAGACCAGAAAACCCTAGCTGATATTGCCTATCAGCATGAGCTCTACTt CCATGCTTATAGTAAGGGGAAGGTTCTCATTGTTAGCAAAGTTCCATTGCCTGATTATCGTGCAGATCTTGATGAGCGTCATGGATCAACACAGAAAGAG ATTAAAATGTCCACAGACATTGAGAGAAGGGTAGGAAATCTTTTGAATAGCTCACAGTCAACTGGGGCAACACTGTCTAGTCTTCCTTCTATATCAGCTGACCTTGGACAAAAACAATCTGCAGCCCCTATAAAATATGTTTCTTCACGACAGACTGATTCTTCTAAGGAGAAACTTAGTGTTGCACTCAAGGAAAGGCAAGAACTTGTACAG GCAAGTGATAGTTTGAAGGAAATGAAATCATTTAGGGAGAAGCTTCCTGCATTTAAAATGAAGTCTGAGTTTCTGAAAGCTGTTCAAGAAAATCAG GTATTAGTAGTTTCAGGAGAGACAGGTTGTGGTAAAACAACACAGTTGCCACAATTCCTTCTGGAAGAAGAAATATCTTGTTTGCGCGGAGCTGATTGCAACATAATTTGTACTCAGCCTCGTCGAGTATCTGCAATTTCTGTTGCAGCTCGAATATCTGCTGAAAGAGGTGAGAGTCTTGGGGAAGCAGTTGGATACCAAATCCGTCTTGAATCAAAACGTTCTGCAGAAACACGCCTTCTTTTCTGCACCACTGGTGTATTACTTCGGCAGTTG GTACAAGACCCAGACTTGACTGGTGTTAGTCATTTGCTGGTGGATGAAATTCATGAAAGAGGCATGAATGAagactttttaattataattttacgtGACCTTCTTCCTAGGCGTCCAGATTTGCGTCTCATTCTGATGAGTGCCACCATTAATGCTGATATGTTCTCTAAATACTTTGCAAATGCCCCAACAATGCACATACTG GGATTTACTTACCCTGTGGCAGAGCACTTCCTGGAAGATGTGTTGGAGAAAACTCGATACAGCATCAAGTCAGATTTTGACAATTTTGAGGGGAATTCAAGGAGGAGAAGGAAACAACAGGATTCAAAGAAGGATCCTTTGACTGAAATGTTTGAG GATATTGATGTAGAtactaattacaaaaattacagCTTGGGTGTTAGAAAATCTCTAGAAGCTTGGTCAGGTTCGCAGATTGATTTGGGTTTG GTAGAGGCAACAATTGAGTATATATGTCGCAATGAAGCTGGTGGAGCAATTCTTGTATTTCTCACTGGCTGGGATGAAATTTCTAAACTGCTTGACAAACTTAAAGGAAATAACTTAGTTGGAGACCCTAGCAAGTTCTTAATCCTTCCTTTACATGGCTCAATGCCTACTGTCAACCAATGTGAAATATTTGAACGTCCTCCCCCTAACAAGAG AAAAATCGTGCTAGCAACAAATATTGCTGAGAGTAGCATCACCATAGATGACGTTGTGTATGTCATAGACTGGGGAAAAGCAAAGGAGACCAGCTATGATGCTCTAAATAAGCTTGCTTGCTTGTTGCCATCATGGATTTCAAAGGCTTCAGCTCATCAG AGACGTGGTCGTGCTGGTCGAGTGCAACCTGGAGTTTGCTATAGGTTGTATCCAAAACTGATCCATGATGCAATGCCTCAATATCAGTTAGCTGAAATCCTTCGAACACCTTTGCAAGAGTTGTGCCTTCATATTAAAAGTTTGCAGCTTGGGACTGTAGGATCATTTTTAGAAAAGGCACTTCAGCCACCAGATCCTTTAGCTGTTAAGAATGCTATTGAACTTCTCAAAACAATTGGGGCGTTAGATGAACAGGAAGAGCTCACTCCACTTG GTCAGCATCTTTGTAACATACCTTTGGACCCAAATATAGGGAAGATGCTTCTCATGGGCTCTATCTTTCAGTGCTTAAATCCTGCCTTAACTATTGCTGCCTCTCTTGCTTACCGCAACCCATTTGTCTTACCCATAAACAGAAAAGAGGAAGCCGATGCAGCAAAACAATTTTTTGCTGGTGATTCTTGCAG tGATCACATAGCCCTTCTCAAAGCTTTTGAAGGATGGAAGGAGGCAAAGCGAAGTGGGAACGAAAAGCAGTTTTGTTGGGATAATTTCCTTTCCCCTGCAACCTTGCGGTTGATTGACGATATGAGAATGCAGTTTCTCAATTTATTATCTGACATTGGATTTGTTGACAAGTCCAGGGGTGCTAAT GTTTACAACCAGTATAGTCATGATTTGGAGATGGTTTGTGCAATTCTTTGTGCTGGGCTCTACCCTAATGTTGTTCAGTGCAAAAGAAGAGGAAAACGGACAGCATTCTACACTAAAGAAGTAGGGAAGGTTGACATCCATCCTGCTTCTGTTAATGCTGGGATCTATCTCTTCCCTCTTCCCTACATGGTGTATAGTGAAAAGGTGAAAACTACCAGCATCTATATTAGAGACTCTACGAACATTTCAGATTATGCCCTACTTCTATTTGGTGGTAATCTTGTCCCTAGCAAAAGTGGTGAGGGCATTGACATGCTTGGAGGTTACCTTCATTTCTCTGCTTCGAAAAGTGTCATCGAGTTAATAAGG AAACTACGTGGGGAGCTTGACAAGCTTCTGaacagaaaaattgaagaaccaGGATTTGACGTTTCTGCTGAAGGAAAGGGAGTGGTTGCTGCTGCTGTTGAATTGCTGCACAGTCAAGTCATGAGATAA
- the LOC114393719 gene encoding DExH-box ATP-dependent RNA helicase DExH1-like isoform X2, translating into MSTDIERRVGNLLNSSQSTGATLSSLPSISADLGQKQSAAPIKYVSSRQTDSSKEKLSVALKERQELVQASDSLKEMKSFREKLPAFKMKSEFLKAVQENQVLVVSGETGCGKTTQLPQFLLEEEISCLRGADCNIICTQPRRVSAISVAARISAERGESLGEAVGYQIRLESKRSAETRLLFCTTGVLLRQLVQDPDLTGVSHLLVDEIHERGMNEDFLIIILRDLLPRRPDLRLILMSATINADMFSKYFANAPTMHILGFTYPVAEHFLEDVLEKTRYSIKSDFDNFEGNSRRRRKQQDSKKDPLTEMFEDIDVDTNYKNYSLGVRKSLEAWSGSQIDLGLVEATIEYICRNEAGGAILVFLTGWDEISKLLDKLKGNNLVGDPSKFLILPLHGSMPTVNQCEIFERPPPNKRKIVLATNIAESSITIDDVVYVIDWGKAKETSYDALNKLACLLPSWISKASAHQRRGRAGRVQPGVCYRLYPKLIHDAMPQYQLAEILRTPLQELCLHIKSLQLGTVGSFLEKALQPPDPLAVKNAIELLKTIGALDEQEELTPLGQHLCNIPLDPNIGKMLLMGSIFQCLNPALTIAASLAYRNPFVLPINRKEEADAAKQFFAGDSCSDHIALLKAFEGWKEAKRSGNEKQFCWDNFLSPATLRLIDDMRMQFLNLLSDIGFVDKSRGANVYNQYSHDLEMVCAILCAGLYPNVVQCKRRGKRTAFYTKEVGKVDIHPASVNAGIYLFPLPYMVYSEKVKTTSIYIRDSTNISDYALLLFGGNLVPSKSGEGIDMLGGYLHFSASKSVIELIRKLRGELDKLLNRKIEEPGFDVSAEGKGVVAAAVELLHSQVMR; encoded by the exons ATGTCCACAGACATTGAGAGAAGGGTAGGAAATCTTTTGAATAGCTCACAGTCAACTGGGGCAACACTGTCTAGTCTTCCTTCTATATCAGCTGACCTTGGACAAAAACAATCTGCAGCCCCTATAAAATATGTTTCTTCACGACAGACTGATTCTTCTAAGGAGAAACTTAGTGTTGCACTCAAGGAAAGGCAAGAACTTGTACAG GCAAGTGATAGTTTGAAGGAAATGAAATCATTTAGGGAGAAGCTTCCTGCATTTAAAATGAAGTCTGAGTTTCTGAAAGCTGTTCAAGAAAATCAG GTATTAGTAGTTTCAGGAGAGACAGGTTGTGGTAAAACAACACAGTTGCCACAATTCCTTCTGGAAGAAGAAATATCTTGTTTGCGCGGAGCTGATTGCAACATAATTTGTACTCAGCCTCGTCGAGTATCTGCAATTTCTGTTGCAGCTCGAATATCTGCTGAAAGAGGTGAGAGTCTTGGGGAAGCAGTTGGATACCAAATCCGTCTTGAATCAAAACGTTCTGCAGAAACACGCCTTCTTTTCTGCACCACTGGTGTATTACTTCGGCAGTTG GTACAAGACCCAGACTTGACTGGTGTTAGTCATTTGCTGGTGGATGAAATTCATGAAAGAGGCATGAATGAagactttttaattataattttacgtGACCTTCTTCCTAGGCGTCCAGATTTGCGTCTCATTCTGATGAGTGCCACCATTAATGCTGATATGTTCTCTAAATACTTTGCAAATGCCCCAACAATGCACATACTG GGATTTACTTACCCTGTGGCAGAGCACTTCCTGGAAGATGTGTTGGAGAAAACTCGATACAGCATCAAGTCAGATTTTGACAATTTTGAGGGGAATTCAAGGAGGAGAAGGAAACAACAGGATTCAAAGAAGGATCCTTTGACTGAAATGTTTGAG GATATTGATGTAGAtactaattacaaaaattacagCTTGGGTGTTAGAAAATCTCTAGAAGCTTGGTCAGGTTCGCAGATTGATTTGGGTTTG GTAGAGGCAACAATTGAGTATATATGTCGCAATGAAGCTGGTGGAGCAATTCTTGTATTTCTCACTGGCTGGGATGAAATTTCTAAACTGCTTGACAAACTTAAAGGAAATAACTTAGTTGGAGACCCTAGCAAGTTCTTAATCCTTCCTTTACATGGCTCAATGCCTACTGTCAACCAATGTGAAATATTTGAACGTCCTCCCCCTAACAAGAG AAAAATCGTGCTAGCAACAAATATTGCTGAGAGTAGCATCACCATAGATGACGTTGTGTATGTCATAGACTGGGGAAAAGCAAAGGAGACCAGCTATGATGCTCTAAATAAGCTTGCTTGCTTGTTGCCATCATGGATTTCAAAGGCTTCAGCTCATCAG AGACGTGGTCGTGCTGGTCGAGTGCAACCTGGAGTTTGCTATAGGTTGTATCCAAAACTGATCCATGATGCAATGCCTCAATATCAGTTAGCTGAAATCCTTCGAACACCTTTGCAAGAGTTGTGCCTTCATATTAAAAGTTTGCAGCTTGGGACTGTAGGATCATTTTTAGAAAAGGCACTTCAGCCACCAGATCCTTTAGCTGTTAAGAATGCTATTGAACTTCTCAAAACAATTGGGGCGTTAGATGAACAGGAAGAGCTCACTCCACTTG GTCAGCATCTTTGTAACATACCTTTGGACCCAAATATAGGGAAGATGCTTCTCATGGGCTCTATCTTTCAGTGCTTAAATCCTGCCTTAACTATTGCTGCCTCTCTTGCTTACCGCAACCCATTTGTCTTACCCATAAACAGAAAAGAGGAAGCCGATGCAGCAAAACAATTTTTTGCTGGTGATTCTTGCAG tGATCACATAGCCCTTCTCAAAGCTTTTGAAGGATGGAAGGAGGCAAAGCGAAGTGGGAACGAAAAGCAGTTTTGTTGGGATAATTTCCTTTCCCCTGCAACCTTGCGGTTGATTGACGATATGAGAATGCAGTTTCTCAATTTATTATCTGACATTGGATTTGTTGACAAGTCCAGGGGTGCTAAT GTTTACAACCAGTATAGTCATGATTTGGAGATGGTTTGTGCAATTCTTTGTGCTGGGCTCTACCCTAATGTTGTTCAGTGCAAAAGAAGAGGAAAACGGACAGCATTCTACACTAAAGAAGTAGGGAAGGTTGACATCCATCCTGCTTCTGTTAATGCTGGGATCTATCTCTTCCCTCTTCCCTACATGGTGTATAGTGAAAAGGTGAAAACTACCAGCATCTATATTAGAGACTCTACGAACATTTCAGATTATGCCCTACTTCTATTTGGTGGTAATCTTGTCCCTAGCAAAAGTGGTGAGGGCATTGACATGCTTGGAGGTTACCTTCATTTCTCTGCTTCGAAAAGTGTCATCGAGTTAATAAGG AAACTACGTGGGGAGCTTGACAAGCTTCTGaacagaaaaattgaagaaccaGGATTTGACGTTTCTGCTGAAGGAAAGGGAGTGGTTGCTGCTGCTGTTGAATTGCTGCACAGTCAAGTCATGAGATAA